The proteins below are encoded in one region of Alistipes indistinctus YIT 12060:
- a CDS encoding 2-C-methyl-D-erythritol 4-phosphate cytidylyltransferase, with protein MIPTAVIIVAGGSGVRMGAALPKQFLPLKGRPILMHTIERFAEALPGCRIILVLPRSRTAYWQTLCEDHGFSVQHLVCEGGETRFDSVHNGLKLVGDADLVAIHDGVRPLVSAGLIRRAVADAEEFGAVVPVVTPTDSLREVGREGSCIVDRSRYRIVQTPQVFHTSLLMKAYRQPYRRQFTDDASVVEWAGGRVYLCEGEYSNIKITTPIDRITAEALLDLGSAGDRRKVVE; from the coding sequence ATGATACCGACAGCTGTAATTATCGTCGCGGGCGGCAGCGGCGTCCGCATGGGAGCTGCGCTGCCCAAACAATTCCTGCCGTTGAAAGGCCGACCGATCCTGATGCATACGATCGAGCGTTTTGCCGAAGCCCTGCCCGGGTGCCGCATTATTTTGGTATTGCCGCGCAGCCGGACGGCTTATTGGCAGACCTTGTGCGAGGATCACGGCTTTTCTGTGCAGCATTTGGTCTGCGAAGGGGGAGAGACCCGCTTCGATTCCGTGCATAACGGACTGAAACTGGTAGGCGATGCGGATTTGGTTGCCATCCATGACGGTGTACGTCCGTTGGTCAGTGCCGGGCTGATCCGGCGCGCGGTAGCCGATGCCGAAGAGTTCGGTGCCGTGGTGCCGGTGGTGACGCCTACCGATTCGCTCAGGGAAGTGGGCCGGGAAGGCAGCTGCATCGTGGACCGGAGCCGTTACCGGATTGTGCAGACGCCGCAGGTTTTTCATACATCGTTGTTGATGAAGGCGTACCGACAGCCTTACCGCCGTCAGTTTACCGATGACGCGAGTGTGGTCGAATGGGCCGGTGGCCGTGTTTATTTGTGTGAAGGAGAGTATTCCAACATCAAGATTACGACGCCGATAGACCGTATTACGGCGGAAGCCTTGTTGGACTTGGGTTCGGCAGGGGATCGCCGCAAGGTTGTTGAATGA
- the alr gene encoding alanine racemase produces the protein MTYRLEEIASITGSTLTGRDCRIERVITDSRNPYDPAATLFVAIRGNNHDGHAFIRSLYAGGVRAFLTDTDIDTAAYPEAGFVRCPDSVAALQRLATYHRNRFRGTVVAITGSNGKTVTKEWIAQLCPPGVKLFRSPRSYNSQIGVALSLLMLDGDERLAIIEAGISEPGEMERLERMIRPDVGIFTNLGDAHQEHFSDLGQKLNEKLILFRQAQTIIYNASAPTVAQRICELYGDRQLAGVTPQSYDLSTLPFSDGASRENAAEAIALYDVLGFDRQPVLVSLPTLQSVAMRMELKEGISGCKLVNDSYNSDINSLALSLDYLVSVAGGQPKILILSDIRQSGLPAEKLYEQVAALLRTKRIDTLIGIGEEIVQHAASFGCDKAFYRNTDEFLRSYNRTQFVNKSILLKGSRAFGFEKISHALEQRTHTTVLEVNLDNMIHNLNYFRSLLDPGVRIMIMDKASGYGTGTYEVASMLQHQGVSFLAVAFADEGVTLREAGITMPVVVLNADSDSFEIMIDYGLEPEIYSFSSLEAFSQAVRRHGETRYPIHLKLDTGMHRLGFTESDIDGVVAALRNQRTLYIRSVFTHLAGSDEERHNDFTREQIARYTAMSDRLLEAFPGEHIIRHVCNTAGIERFPEAQFDMVRLGVGLYGISFAHQEQLLPVSTLRSRIVQIKELQPGETVGYGRWGIIDRPTRTATVPIGYADGLDRHLSRGAWSMLVNGRPAPIIGNICMDTCMLDITGIDAREGDPVTIFGAEPGNTVSDMAAVLKTIPYEIMTSISTRVKRVYTKE, from the coding sequence ATGACCTACCGTTTAGAGGAGATCGCTTCAATAACCGGAAGTACGCTGACGGGCCGGGACTGCCGGATCGAACGCGTCATCACCGACAGCCGAAACCCATACGATCCTGCCGCAACGCTGTTCGTTGCGATACGGGGCAACAACCACGACGGACATGCCTTCATCCGCAGCCTGTACGCTGGCGGCGTCCGCGCATTCCTGACCGACACCGACATCGATACCGCCGCCTATCCCGAGGCGGGATTCGTTCGGTGCCCCGATTCCGTCGCCGCACTCCAACGCCTCGCCACATACCACCGCAACCGATTCCGGGGTACGGTCGTTGCCATCACCGGCAGCAACGGCAAAACGGTTACCAAAGAGTGGATCGCACAACTCTGCCCACCGGGTGTGAAACTGTTTCGCAGCCCGCGCAGCTACAACTCTCAAATCGGCGTAGCGCTCTCGCTGCTGATGCTCGACGGGGACGAACGACTTGCCATTATCGAAGCCGGCATTTCGGAACCGGGCGAGATGGAGCGGCTCGAACGAATGATCCGTCCCGACGTGGGAATTTTCACGAATCTCGGCGATGCGCACCAGGAGCACTTCTCTGACCTTGGGCAGAAACTCAATGAAAAGCTAATCCTTTTCCGGCAGGCGCAAACCATCATTTACAACGCCAGCGCCCCCACCGTCGCGCAGCGCATCTGCGAACTATACGGAGACCGTCAACTGGCGGGTGTCACACCCCAAAGCTACGATCTCAGCACATTGCCTTTTTCCGACGGTGCTTCGCGGGAAAATGCCGCCGAAGCCATCGCACTGTATGACGTTTTGGGGTTCGACCGGCAACCCGTTCTCGTTTCGCTGCCCACCCTGCAAAGCGTCGCAATGCGCATGGAACTCAAGGAGGGCATCAGCGGCTGCAAACTGGTCAACGACAGCTACAACTCGGATATCAACTCGCTGGCTCTCTCCCTCGACTATCTCGTTTCGGTAGCCGGCGGACAACCCAAGATCCTGATCCTGTCCGATATCCGGCAAAGCGGATTACCTGCGGAAAAGCTCTACGAACAAGTGGCAGCATTGCTGCGCACCAAAAGAATCGATACGCTGATCGGAATCGGGGAAGAGATCGTCCAGCATGCGGCGTCATTCGGCTGCGACAAAGCGTTCTACCGCAATACGGATGAATTCTTGCGTAGCTATAACCGCACGCAGTTCGTAAACAAAAGCATCCTGCTCAAAGGCAGCCGTGCGTTCGGCTTCGAGAAAATCAGCCATGCGCTCGAACAGCGCACGCATACGACCGTACTGGAGGTGAATCTCGACAACATGATTCACAACCTCAACTATTTCCGGTCTCTGCTCGATCCGGGCGTACGCATCATGATCATGGACAAAGCCTCGGGTTACGGCACCGGCACCTACGAAGTAGCCAGCATGCTCCAGCACCAGGGGGTCAGCTTTCTCGCCGTGGCATTCGCCGACGAAGGGGTGACGCTGCGCGAGGCGGGCATCACGATGCCGGTCGTCGTGCTGAATGCCGATTCGGACAGTTTCGAAATCATGATCGATTACGGGCTCGAACCGGAGATTTACAGTTTTTCATCGCTCGAAGCTTTTTCTCAGGCCGTGCGGCGGCACGGCGAAACCCGTTACCCGATCCACCTGAAACTCGATACCGGGATGCACCGCCTCGGTTTCACCGAAAGCGACATCGACGGTGTGGTCGCCGCACTGCGGAACCAACGCACCCTGTACATCCGCTCGGTGTTCACGCATCTGGCCGGCAGCGACGAAGAGCGCCACAACGATTTCACGCGCGAACAAATCGCACGCTATACGGCCATGAGCGACCGGCTGCTGGAAGCATTCCCCGGCGAACACATCATCCGCCATGTCTGCAACACGGCCGGTATCGAACGCTTTCCCGAAGCACAGTTCGACATGGTACGGCTGGGAGTCGGCCTGTACGGAATCAGTTTTGCACACCAGGAACAGCTGTTGCCCGTCAGCACACTGCGCAGCCGCATCGTGCAAATCAAAGAATTACAACCGGGGGAAACGGTCGGCTACGGTCGCTGGGGCATAATCGACCGGCCGACACGGACGGCTACCGTACCCATCGGCTATGCCGACGGACTGGACCGCCACCTGAGCCGCGGAGCATGGAGTATGCTGGTGAACGGGCGCCCCGCGCCGATCATCGGCAACATCTGTATGGACACCTGCATGCTGGACATTACCGGTATAGATGCCCGAGAAGGCGATCCGGTAACGATTTTCGGCGCTGAACCGGGCAATACCGTCAGCGACATGGCCGCCGTCCTGAAAACGATCCCTTACGAAATCATGACCAGCATTTCGACCCGCGTCAAACGGGTGTATACCAAAGAGTGA
- a CDS encoding SAM-dependent methyltransferase produces MAKGKLYLIPTPIGDRPVWDVLPASNRTVIDSIDYFIVEDIRSARRFLSKAGISRPIDSLRFAELNEHTAPAEVSALFAPLLTGTDAGVLSEAGLPGVADPGADAVALAHIHGIEVVPLVGPSSILLALMASGLNGQSFAFNGYLPIRQPDRNKAIRHFEARAQSEHQSQIFIEAPYRNLKLYEDFCTACRPQTRLTIAADLLQPDQLIRTRTIGQWRKEQKPDIQKRPAIFILG; encoded by the coding sequence ATGGCCAAAGGCAAATTATACCTGATTCCCACCCCCATCGGCGACCGGCCGGTATGGGACGTATTGCCCGCAAGCAACCGGACGGTAATCGACTCGATCGACTACTTTATCGTCGAGGATATCCGTTCGGCGCGCCGTTTCCTAAGCAAGGCAGGCATCTCCCGGCCCATTGATTCCCTGCGCTTCGCCGAACTGAACGAACACACCGCGCCGGCAGAGGTTTCGGCTCTGTTTGCCCCGTTGTTAACGGGAACCGATGCCGGCGTCCTTTCCGAAGCGGGATTACCGGGTGTGGCTGACCCGGGGGCCGACGCGGTCGCACTGGCGCACATACACGGCATCGAAGTGGTTCCGTTGGTAGGTCCTTCATCGATCCTGCTGGCCCTGATGGCCTCGGGCCTCAACGGCCAGTCGTTCGCTTTCAACGGCTACCTGCCGATCCGGCAGCCCGACCGCAACAAAGCTATCCGCCATTTCGAGGCCCGGGCGCAAAGCGAACACCAATCGCAGATTTTCATCGAAGCACCGTACCGCAACCTGAAACTGTACGAAGATTTCTGTACCGCCTGCCGTCCGCAGACACGCCTGACCATAGCGGCCGATCTGTTGCAACCCGATCAACTGATCCGTACCCGGACCATCGGACAATGGCGTAAAGAACAAAAGCCGGACATTCAAAAACGTCCGGCCATCTTTATTCTCGGTTGA